In Synechocystis sp. PCC 6714, the following are encoded in one genomic region:
- a CDS encoding MoaD/ThiS family protein, producing MASPVLSRLSSPLFFVNIMTVKVLIPTPLQKFTSGQATIDCEAADVGQLIDALETNCPGIKARLCDEEGKPRRFLNFYVNEEDIRFLQGTDTALSAGDEVSIVPAVAGG from the coding sequence GTGGCTTCTCCGGTGTTGTCCCGGTTGAGCAGTCCTCTTTTTTTCGTAAATATCATGACGGTTAAAGTTCTTATTCCCACTCCGCTACAAAAGTTCACTAGTGGTCAAGCCACCATTGACTGTGAAGCTGCTGATGTGGGGCAGTTGATCGATGCCCTGGAAACCAATTGCCCAGGGATTAAGGCTCGCCTATGTGACGAGGAAGGTAAGCCCCGCCGCTTTCTCAATTTTTATGTTAATGAGGAAGATATTCGCTTTTTGCAAGGTACGGATACGGCTCTGAGCGCGGGGGATGAGGTAAGCATTGTGCCCGCAGTGGCCGGGGGCTAA